One window from the genome of Anguilla rostrata isolate EN2019 chromosome 5, ASM1855537v3, whole genome shotgun sequence encodes:
- the sema6d gene encoding semaphorin 6D isoform X4, which translates to MGPRAQLLLSLVLLAASHIWAVSFPEDSVPIDTIDYHYSKQYPVFRGRPAGNESQHRLDFQLMTKIQDTLFIAGRDQVYLVSLRETYRTEIIPYRKLTWRSGPGDRETCAMKGKHRDECHNFIKVLVPRNDDLVFICGTNGFNPMCRYYRLDNLEFDGEEISGLARCPFDAKQTNVALFADGKLYSATVADFLASDAVIYRSMGDGSALRTIKYDSKWLKEPHFLHAVDYGNYVYFFFREIAAEHNNLGKAVYSRVARICKNDVGGSQRVLEKHWTSFVKARLNCSVPGESFFYFDVLQSITDIIEINGIPTVVGVFTTQLNSIPGSAVCAFSMADIEKAFRGRFKEQKTPDSVWTAFPEERLPKPRPGCCAGHGSAEAYKTSIDFPDETLLFIKSHPLMDTAVPSVSEEPWFTKTRVRYRLTALAVDNSAGPHQNYTVVFIGSEAGVVLKVLAKTLPFSMNESVFLEEIDAFNRAKCLYNSEEDRRIVSLHLDKETQGLFVAFPGCVVRLPLSRCERHGSCHKSCIASRDPYCGWMPHGACETLQPGVLSGFEQDVEYGNTVRLGDCHEFLATTPTPDYKSFGDPTSGVWEVQSGESNQMVHMNVLITCVFAAFLLGALIAGMVVYCYRDAFLRKPRKIHKDAESAQTCTDSAGSFAKLNGLFDSPVKEYQQNMDSPKLYTNLLSNGKDVVSNGETKTMILSSQCQPPELAALPTPESTPVLQQKSLQPTIKNQWEKAHSKINGPRRDSPPKSPQYFPSSPPPHSPLGHAHIPSAVVLPNATHDYRASFTNAADMLRSERKVQNADQPRSGRKDHRRSVDARNTLNDLLKHFNDSGNPKAIMADMPKSRQNMMLDPMMSMTEIPPKVPSREASLYSPSSSLPRNSPTKRVDVPTTPTTPTGQMNTLERQRGYHRNSSQRHSISALPKNVNSSGGAVVSRQPSMNRGGYMPPAPPSRLDSHGVSMGVHQQPSVSRQSSYSGHGSLPRTGVKRTPSLKPDVPPKPNGFVPQTTQMRVVNKYSY; encoded by the exons ATGGGCCCGAGAGCACAGCTCCTCCTCAGCTTGGTGCTTCTGGCGGCTTCGCACATCTGGGCGGTCAGCTTTCCTGAAGACAGCGTTCCCATTGACACCATAGACTACCACT ACTCAAAGCAGTATCCGGTATTTAGAGGGCGTCCAGCAGGCAATGAATCTCAGCACAGGCTGGACTTTCAGCTGATGACAAAAATTCAAGACACGCTCTTCATTGCCGgaag AGACCAGGTGTACTTGGTAAGCTTGCGAGAGACATACAGAACCGAGATCATACCTTACAGG AAATTAACGTGGCGATCCGGCCCAGGAGACCGAGAAACATGTGCCATGAAGGGGAAGCATAGA GATGAATGCcataattttattaaagttCTGGTACCTAGAAATGATGATCTTGTGTTCATCTGCGGCACAAATGGCTTTAACCCCATGTGCAGATACTACCGG TTGGATAACCTGGAATTTGACGGAGAGGAAATAAGTGGCTTGGCGAGGTGCCCATTCGATGCCAAGCAGACCAACGTGGCCCTCTTTGCTG ACGGGAAGCTTTACTCAGCCACGGTGGCGGACTTCCTGGCCAGCGATGCAGTCATCTATCGCAGCATGGGGGATGGGTCTGCCCTAAGAACCATCAAGTATGACTCAAAGTGGTTAAaag AACCACACTTCCTGCATGCCGTGGATTATGGGAATTATGTGTATTTCTTCTTCAGGGAAATCGCAGCTGAGCACAATAACTTGGGAAAG GCGGTGTATTCCCGGGTGGCGCGCATATGCAAGAACGACGTGGGCGGGTCCCAGCGCGTGCTGGAGAAGCACTGGACCTCCTTCGTTAAGGCGCGCCTAAACTGCTCTGTTCCGGGGGAGTCCTTTTTCTATTTCGACGTCCTGCAATCCATCACCGACATAATAGAAATCAACGGAATCCCTACTGTGGTCGGCGTGTTCACCACGCAGCTGAACAG CATTCCCGGCTCGGCGGTCTGCGCGTTTTCGATGGCGGACATCGAGAAGGCGTTCAGAGGCCGGTTCAAAGAACAGAAGACGCCCGACTCCGTGTGGACGGCTTTTCCGGAAGAGCGCTTGCCAAAGCCCAG GCCCGGCTGCTGTGCGGGACACGGCTCGGCAGAGGCGTACAAAACCTCCATTGATTTCCCGGACGAAACCCTGCTCTTCATCAAATCCCACCCTCTGATGGACACCGCCGTGCCGTCTGTCAGCGAGGAGCCCTGGTTCACCAAGACTCGCGTCAG GTACAGGCTGACCGCCTTGGCTGTTGATAATTCGGCCGGCCCCCACCAGAACTACACGGTGGTTTTCATTGGCTCTGAGGCCGGCGTGGTCCTCAAGGTCCTGGCGAAGACTTTGCCCTTCTCCATGAATGAAAGCGTCTTTCTGGAGGAGATCGACGCATTCAACCGAGCCAA GTGCCTGTACAACAGCGAGGAGGACCGTCGCATCGTGTCTCTCCACCTGGACAAAGAGACCCAGGGGCTGTTCGTGGCCTTCCCCGGCTGCGTGGTCAGGCTCCCTCTCAGCCGCTGCGAACGACACGGCTCCTGCCACAA GTCCTGCATCGCGTCACGTGATCCGTACTGTGGGTGGATGCCGCACGGGGCCTGTGAAACTCTCCAGCCGGGCGTGCT ATCTGGGTTCGAGCAGGACGTGGAGTACGGCAACACTGTGCGACTGGGCGACTGTCATG AATTTTTGGCTACTACACCTACGCCAGATTACAAATCATTTGGCGACCCAACATCTG GTGTTTGGGAGGTGCAGTCAGGGGAATCCAACCAGATGGTGCACATGAATGTCCTGATCACCTGCGTGTTTGCGGCTTTCCTGCTGGGGGCGCTCATCGCAGGAATGGTGGTCTACTGCTACCGCGACGCCTTCTTACGGAAGCCCAGGAAGATCCACAAGGATGCAGAGTCCGCCCAGACCTGTACTGACTCTGCTGGCAGCTTTGCAAAGCTCAACGGCCTGTTCGACAGCCCCGTGAAGGAATACCAGCAGAACATGGATTCTCCCAAGCTATACACTAACCTACTGAGCAATGGGAAAGACGTGGTATCAAACGGAGAAACGAAGACGATGATACTGAGCAGCCAGTGTCAGCCACCAGAGCTGGCGGCCCTCCCGACGCCAGAGTCCACGCCTGTTCTTCAGCAGAAGAGCCTGCAGCCCACCATAAAGAACCAGTGGGAGAAGGCCCACAGCAAGATCAACGGTCCTCGCCGGGATTCTCCACCGAAAAGCCCCCAGTACTTTCCCTCCAGCCCTCCCCCGCACTCCCCGCTGGGACACGCCCACATCCCTAGCGCCGTGGTCCTTCCCAACGCCACTCACGACTACCGGGCCTCCTTTACAAACGCGGCGGACATGCTGCGCTCCGAGAGGAAGGTCCAAAACGCGGACCAGCCCAGATCCGGCAGGAAGGATCACAGGCGCTCCGTGGACGCGCGGAATACACTGAATGACCTGTTGAAACATTTTAACGACAGCGGCAATCCGAAAGCCATTATGGCGGACATGCCCAAGTCCCGGCAGAACATGATGCTGGACCCCATGATGAGCATGACGGAGATACCGCCCAAAGTCCCCAGCAGGGAGGCATCGCTGTACTCCCCCTCCTCATCCCTGCCCAGGAACAGTCCCACGAAAAGGGTTGATGTGCCAACCACACCAACTACGCCAACAGGACAAATGAACACTTTAGAAAGACAGAGGGGCTACCACAGGAACTCTTCGCAGAGGCATTCCATATCAGCCCTTCCCAAAAACGTGAACTCGTCAGGCGGGGCCGTCGTATCGCGGCAGCCCAGCATGAACAGAGGGGGGTACATGCCTCCCGCACCCCCTTCCCGGCTGGACTCGCACGGGGTGTCCATGGGGGTCCACCAACAGCCCTCTGTTTCCAGACAGAGCAGTTACAGTGGGCACGGCTCTCTCCCCCGCACGGGGGTCAAGAGGACGCCCTCTTTAAAACCAGACGTTCCCCCAAAACCCAACGGGTTTGTTCCACAGACTACACAAATGAGAGTAGTGAACAAATACAGTTACTGA
- the sema6d gene encoding semaphorin 6D isoform X3, which yields MGPRAQLLLSLVLLAASHIWAVSFPEDSVPIDTIDYHYSKQYPVFRGRPAGNESQHRLDFQLMTKIQDTLFIAGRDQVYLVSLRETYRTEIIPYRKLTWRSGPGDRETCAMKGKHRDECHNFIKVLVPRNDDLVFICGTNGFNPMCRYYRLDNLEFDGEEISGLARCPFDAKQTNVALFADGKLYSATVADFLASDAVIYRSMGDGSALRTIKYDSKWLKEPHFLHAVDYGNYVYFFFREIAAEHNNLGKAVYSRVARICKNDVGGSQRVLEKHWTSFVKARLNCSVPGESFFYFDVLQSITDIIEINGIPTVVGVFTTQLNSIPGSAVCAFSMADIEKAFRGRFKEQKTPDSVWTAFPEERLPKPRPGCCAGHGSAEAYKTSIDFPDETLLFIKSHPLMDTAVPSVSEEPWFTKTRVRYRLTALAVDNSAGPHQNYTVVFIGSEAGVVLKVLAKTLPFSMNESVFLEEIDAFNRAKCLYNSEEDRRIVSLHLDKETQGLFVAFPGCVVRLPLSRCERHGSCHKSCIASRDPYCGWMPHGACETLQPGVLSGFEQDVEYGNTVRLGDCHDVELSSPSVTTAASGRTQSPQIIATQTPEPFGSRKFVLQDDPATSHSFDSLPGILDGVWEVQSGESNQMVHMNVLITCVFAAFLLGALIAGMVVYCYRDAFLRKPRKIHKDAESAQTCTDSAGSFAKLNGLFDSPVKEYQQNMDSPKLYTNLLSNGKDVVSNGETKTMILSSQCQPPELAALPTPESTPVLQQKSLQPTIKNQWEKAHSKINGPRRDSPPKSPQYFPSSPPPHSPLGHAHIPSAVVLPNATHDYRASFTNAADMLRSERKVQNADQPRSGRKDHRRSVDARNTLNDLLKHFNDSGNPKAIMADMPKSRQNMMLDPMMSMTEIPPKVPSREASLYSPSSSLPRNSPTKRVDVPTTPTTPTGQMNTLERQRGYHRNSSQRHSISALPKNVNSSGGAVVSRQPSMNRGGYMPPAPPSRLDSHGVSMGVHQQPSVSRQSSYSGHGSLPRTGVKRTPSLKPDVPPKPNGFVPQTTQMRVVNKYSY from the exons ATGGGCCCGAGAGCACAGCTCCTCCTCAGCTTGGTGCTTCTGGCGGCTTCGCACATCTGGGCGGTCAGCTTTCCTGAAGACAGCGTTCCCATTGACACCATAGACTACCACT ACTCAAAGCAGTATCCGGTATTTAGAGGGCGTCCAGCAGGCAATGAATCTCAGCACAGGCTGGACTTTCAGCTGATGACAAAAATTCAAGACACGCTCTTCATTGCCGgaag AGACCAGGTGTACTTGGTAAGCTTGCGAGAGACATACAGAACCGAGATCATACCTTACAGG AAATTAACGTGGCGATCCGGCCCAGGAGACCGAGAAACATGTGCCATGAAGGGGAAGCATAGA GATGAATGCcataattttattaaagttCTGGTACCTAGAAATGATGATCTTGTGTTCATCTGCGGCACAAATGGCTTTAACCCCATGTGCAGATACTACCGG TTGGATAACCTGGAATTTGACGGAGAGGAAATAAGTGGCTTGGCGAGGTGCCCATTCGATGCCAAGCAGACCAACGTGGCCCTCTTTGCTG ACGGGAAGCTTTACTCAGCCACGGTGGCGGACTTCCTGGCCAGCGATGCAGTCATCTATCGCAGCATGGGGGATGGGTCTGCCCTAAGAACCATCAAGTATGACTCAAAGTGGTTAAaag AACCACACTTCCTGCATGCCGTGGATTATGGGAATTATGTGTATTTCTTCTTCAGGGAAATCGCAGCTGAGCACAATAACTTGGGAAAG GCGGTGTATTCCCGGGTGGCGCGCATATGCAAGAACGACGTGGGCGGGTCCCAGCGCGTGCTGGAGAAGCACTGGACCTCCTTCGTTAAGGCGCGCCTAAACTGCTCTGTTCCGGGGGAGTCCTTTTTCTATTTCGACGTCCTGCAATCCATCACCGACATAATAGAAATCAACGGAATCCCTACTGTGGTCGGCGTGTTCACCACGCAGCTGAACAG CATTCCCGGCTCGGCGGTCTGCGCGTTTTCGATGGCGGACATCGAGAAGGCGTTCAGAGGCCGGTTCAAAGAACAGAAGACGCCCGACTCCGTGTGGACGGCTTTTCCGGAAGAGCGCTTGCCAAAGCCCAG GCCCGGCTGCTGTGCGGGACACGGCTCGGCAGAGGCGTACAAAACCTCCATTGATTTCCCGGACGAAACCCTGCTCTTCATCAAATCCCACCCTCTGATGGACACCGCCGTGCCGTCTGTCAGCGAGGAGCCCTGGTTCACCAAGACTCGCGTCAG GTACAGGCTGACCGCCTTGGCTGTTGATAATTCGGCCGGCCCCCACCAGAACTACACGGTGGTTTTCATTGGCTCTGAGGCCGGCGTGGTCCTCAAGGTCCTGGCGAAGACTTTGCCCTTCTCCATGAATGAAAGCGTCTTTCTGGAGGAGATCGACGCATTCAACCGAGCCAA GTGCCTGTACAACAGCGAGGAGGACCGTCGCATCGTGTCTCTCCACCTGGACAAAGAGACCCAGGGGCTGTTCGTGGCCTTCCCCGGCTGCGTGGTCAGGCTCCCTCTCAGCCGCTGCGAACGACACGGCTCCTGCCACAA GTCCTGCATCGCGTCACGTGATCCGTACTGTGGGTGGATGCCGCACGGGGCCTGTGAAACTCTCCAGCCGGGCGTGCT ATCTGGGTTCGAGCAGGACGTGGAGTACGGCAACACTGTGCGACTGGGCGACTGTCATG ACGTGGAGTTGTCATCACCGTCAGTCACAACAGCGGCATCTGGCCGCACACAGTCACCCCAAATCATTGCCACACAGACACCTGAACCGTTTGGTTCGAGGAAATTTGTCCTCCAAGACGATCCAGCCACTTCACATTCTTTTGACTCATTACCAGGTATCCTGGATG GTGTTTGGGAGGTGCAGTCAGGGGAATCCAACCAGATGGTGCACATGAATGTCCTGATCACCTGCGTGTTTGCGGCTTTCCTGCTGGGGGCGCTCATCGCAGGAATGGTGGTCTACTGCTACCGCGACGCCTTCTTACGGAAGCCCAGGAAGATCCACAAGGATGCAGAGTCCGCCCAGACCTGTACTGACTCTGCTGGCAGCTTTGCAAAGCTCAACGGCCTGTTCGACAGCCCCGTGAAGGAATACCAGCAGAACATGGATTCTCCCAAGCTATACACTAACCTACTGAGCAATGGGAAAGACGTGGTATCAAACGGAGAAACGAAGACGATGATACTGAGCAGCCAGTGTCAGCCACCAGAGCTGGCGGCCCTCCCGACGCCAGAGTCCACGCCTGTTCTTCAGCAGAAGAGCCTGCAGCCCACCATAAAGAACCAGTGGGAGAAGGCCCACAGCAAGATCAACGGTCCTCGCCGGGATTCTCCACCGAAAAGCCCCCAGTACTTTCCCTCCAGCCCTCCCCCGCACTCCCCGCTGGGACACGCCCACATCCCTAGCGCCGTGGTCCTTCCCAACGCCACTCACGACTACCGGGCCTCCTTTACAAACGCGGCGGACATGCTGCGCTCCGAGAGGAAGGTCCAAAACGCGGACCAGCCCAGATCCGGCAGGAAGGATCACAGGCGCTCCGTGGACGCGCGGAATACACTGAATGACCTGTTGAAACATTTTAACGACAGCGGCAATCCGAAAGCCATTATGGCGGACATGCCCAAGTCCCGGCAGAACATGATGCTGGACCCCATGATGAGCATGACGGAGATACCGCCCAAAGTCCCCAGCAGGGAGGCATCGCTGTACTCCCCCTCCTCATCCCTGCCCAGGAACAGTCCCACGAAAAGGGTTGATGTGCCAACCACACCAACTACGCCAACAGGACAAATGAACACTTTAGAAAGACAGAGGGGCTACCACAGGAACTCTTCGCAGAGGCATTCCATATCAGCCCTTCCCAAAAACGTGAACTCGTCAGGCGGGGCCGTCGTATCGCGGCAGCCCAGCATGAACAGAGGGGGGTACATGCCTCCCGCACCCCCTTCCCGGCTGGACTCGCACGGGGTGTCCATGGGGGTCCACCAACAGCCCTCTGTTTCCAGACAGAGCAGTTACAGTGGGCACGGCTCTCTCCCCCGCACGGGGGTCAAGAGGACGCCCTCTTTAAAACCAGACGTTCCCCCAAAACCCAACGGGTTTGTTCCACAGACTACACAAATGAGAGTAGTGAACAAATACAGTTACTGA
- the sema6d gene encoding semaphorin 6D isoform X5 yields the protein MGPRAQLLLSLVLLAASHIWAVSFPEDSVPIDTIDYHYSKQYPVFRGRPAGNESQHRLDFQLMTKIQDTLFIAGRDQVYLVSLRETYRTEIIPYRKLTWRSGPGDRETCAMKGKHRDECHNFIKVLVPRNDDLVFICGTNGFNPMCRYYRLDNLEFDGEEISGLARCPFDAKQTNVALFADGKLYSATVADFLASDAVIYRSMGDGSALRTIKYDSKWLKEPHFLHAVDYGNYVYFFFREIAAEHNNLGKAVYSRVARICKNDVGGSQRVLEKHWTSFVKARLNCSVPGESFFYFDVLQSITDIIEINGIPTVVGVFTTQLNSIPGSAVCAFSMADIEKAFRGRFKEQKTPDSVWTAFPEERLPKPRPGCCAGHGSAEAYKTSIDFPDETLLFIKSHPLMDTAVPSVSEEPWFTKTRVRYRLTALAVDNSAGPHQNYTVVFIGSEAGVVLKVLAKTLPFSMNESVFLEEIDAFNRAKCLYNSEEDRRIVSLHLDKETQGLFVAFPGCVVRLPLSRCERHGSCHKSCIASRDPYCGWMPHGACETLQPGVLSGFEQDVEYGNTVRLGDCHGVWEVQSGESNQMVHMNVLITCVFAAFLLGALIAGMVVYCYRDAFLRKPRKIHKDAESAQTCTDSAGSFAKLNGLFDSPVKEYQQNMDSPKLYTNLLSNGKDVVSNGETKTMILSSQCQPPELAALPTPESTPVLQQKSLQPTIKNQWEKAHSKINGPRRDSPPKSPQYFPSSPPPHSPLGHAHIPSAVVLPNATHDYRASFTNAADMLRSERKVQNADQPRSGRKDHRRSVDARNTLNDLLKHFNDSGNPKAIMADMPKSRQNMMLDPMMSMTEIPPKVPSREASLYSPSSSLPRNSPTKRVDVPTTPTTPTGQMNTLERQRGYHRNSSQRHSISALPKNVNSSGGAVVSRQPSMNRGGYMPPAPPSRLDSHGVSMGVHQQPSVSRQSSYSGHGSLPRTGVKRTPSLKPDVPPKPNGFVPQTTQMRVVNKYSY from the exons ATGGGCCCGAGAGCACAGCTCCTCCTCAGCTTGGTGCTTCTGGCGGCTTCGCACATCTGGGCGGTCAGCTTTCCTGAAGACAGCGTTCCCATTGACACCATAGACTACCACT ACTCAAAGCAGTATCCGGTATTTAGAGGGCGTCCAGCAGGCAATGAATCTCAGCACAGGCTGGACTTTCAGCTGATGACAAAAATTCAAGACACGCTCTTCATTGCCGgaag AGACCAGGTGTACTTGGTAAGCTTGCGAGAGACATACAGAACCGAGATCATACCTTACAGG AAATTAACGTGGCGATCCGGCCCAGGAGACCGAGAAACATGTGCCATGAAGGGGAAGCATAGA GATGAATGCcataattttattaaagttCTGGTACCTAGAAATGATGATCTTGTGTTCATCTGCGGCACAAATGGCTTTAACCCCATGTGCAGATACTACCGG TTGGATAACCTGGAATTTGACGGAGAGGAAATAAGTGGCTTGGCGAGGTGCCCATTCGATGCCAAGCAGACCAACGTGGCCCTCTTTGCTG ACGGGAAGCTTTACTCAGCCACGGTGGCGGACTTCCTGGCCAGCGATGCAGTCATCTATCGCAGCATGGGGGATGGGTCTGCCCTAAGAACCATCAAGTATGACTCAAAGTGGTTAAaag AACCACACTTCCTGCATGCCGTGGATTATGGGAATTATGTGTATTTCTTCTTCAGGGAAATCGCAGCTGAGCACAATAACTTGGGAAAG GCGGTGTATTCCCGGGTGGCGCGCATATGCAAGAACGACGTGGGCGGGTCCCAGCGCGTGCTGGAGAAGCACTGGACCTCCTTCGTTAAGGCGCGCCTAAACTGCTCTGTTCCGGGGGAGTCCTTTTTCTATTTCGACGTCCTGCAATCCATCACCGACATAATAGAAATCAACGGAATCCCTACTGTGGTCGGCGTGTTCACCACGCAGCTGAACAG CATTCCCGGCTCGGCGGTCTGCGCGTTTTCGATGGCGGACATCGAGAAGGCGTTCAGAGGCCGGTTCAAAGAACAGAAGACGCCCGACTCCGTGTGGACGGCTTTTCCGGAAGAGCGCTTGCCAAAGCCCAG GCCCGGCTGCTGTGCGGGACACGGCTCGGCAGAGGCGTACAAAACCTCCATTGATTTCCCGGACGAAACCCTGCTCTTCATCAAATCCCACCCTCTGATGGACACCGCCGTGCCGTCTGTCAGCGAGGAGCCCTGGTTCACCAAGACTCGCGTCAG GTACAGGCTGACCGCCTTGGCTGTTGATAATTCGGCCGGCCCCCACCAGAACTACACGGTGGTTTTCATTGGCTCTGAGGCCGGCGTGGTCCTCAAGGTCCTGGCGAAGACTTTGCCCTTCTCCATGAATGAAAGCGTCTTTCTGGAGGAGATCGACGCATTCAACCGAGCCAA GTGCCTGTACAACAGCGAGGAGGACCGTCGCATCGTGTCTCTCCACCTGGACAAAGAGACCCAGGGGCTGTTCGTGGCCTTCCCCGGCTGCGTGGTCAGGCTCCCTCTCAGCCGCTGCGAACGACACGGCTCCTGCCACAA GTCCTGCATCGCGTCACGTGATCCGTACTGTGGGTGGATGCCGCACGGGGCCTGTGAAACTCTCCAGCCGGGCGTGCT ATCTGGGTTCGAGCAGGACGTGGAGTACGGCAACACTGTGCGACTGGGCGACTGTCATG GTGTTTGGGAGGTGCAGTCAGGGGAATCCAACCAGATGGTGCACATGAATGTCCTGATCACCTGCGTGTTTGCGGCTTTCCTGCTGGGGGCGCTCATCGCAGGAATGGTGGTCTACTGCTACCGCGACGCCTTCTTACGGAAGCCCAGGAAGATCCACAAGGATGCAGAGTCCGCCCAGACCTGTACTGACTCTGCTGGCAGCTTTGCAAAGCTCAACGGCCTGTTCGACAGCCCCGTGAAGGAATACCAGCAGAACATGGATTCTCCCAAGCTATACACTAACCTACTGAGCAATGGGAAAGACGTGGTATCAAACGGAGAAACGAAGACGATGATACTGAGCAGCCAGTGTCAGCCACCAGAGCTGGCGGCCCTCCCGACGCCAGAGTCCACGCCTGTTCTTCAGCAGAAGAGCCTGCAGCCCACCATAAAGAACCAGTGGGAGAAGGCCCACAGCAAGATCAACGGTCCTCGCCGGGATTCTCCACCGAAAAGCCCCCAGTACTTTCCCTCCAGCCCTCCCCCGCACTCCCCGCTGGGACACGCCCACATCCCTAGCGCCGTGGTCCTTCCCAACGCCACTCACGACTACCGGGCCTCCTTTACAAACGCGGCGGACATGCTGCGCTCCGAGAGGAAGGTCCAAAACGCGGACCAGCCCAGATCCGGCAGGAAGGATCACAGGCGCTCCGTGGACGCGCGGAATACACTGAATGACCTGTTGAAACATTTTAACGACAGCGGCAATCCGAAAGCCATTATGGCGGACATGCCCAAGTCCCGGCAGAACATGATGCTGGACCCCATGATGAGCATGACGGAGATACCGCCCAAAGTCCCCAGCAGGGAGGCATCGCTGTACTCCCCCTCCTCATCCCTGCCCAGGAACAGTCCCACGAAAAGGGTTGATGTGCCAACCACACCAACTACGCCAACAGGACAAATGAACACTTTAGAAAGACAGAGGGGCTACCACAGGAACTCTTCGCAGAGGCATTCCATATCAGCCCTTCCCAAAAACGTGAACTCGTCAGGCGGGGCCGTCGTATCGCGGCAGCCCAGCATGAACAGAGGGGGGTACATGCCTCCCGCACCCCCTTCCCGGCTGGACTCGCACGGGGTGTCCATGGGGGTCCACCAACAGCCCTCTGTTTCCAGACAGAGCAGTTACAGTGGGCACGGCTCTCTCCCCCGCACGGGGGTCAAGAGGACGCCCTCTTTAAAACCAGACGTTCCCCCAAAACCCAACGGGTTTGTTCCACAGACTACACAAATGAGAGTAGTGAACAAATACAGTTACTGA